One genomic segment of Stigmatopora argus isolate UIUO_Sarg chromosome 1, RoL_Sarg_1.0, whole genome shotgun sequence includes these proteins:
- the tmem51a gene encoding transmembrane protein 51a, giving the protein MRSSADGQSNVNGRGHTNDNNNNNNNVINENSGNSGSQYALCALGVGLVALGIVMIVWSVVPASPTGNNSSSAGGGGGEADSSENRKSKASSVAFVLVGSGVVMLLLSLCLGMRNKQREQRRLQEAQNHRGVTARENGDVEIAEQDTQRYAVPTYEEVVGSGQYPVRQSNLQSSSSQLPSYDDLVQVDGVQYEFESSEVADPGSQPGSASGSTLASASNRKPGKSGRKLLPIKIRRIKSEKVPNSQPSAGISIEPLTPPPQYDDKVPPL; this is encoded by the exons ATGCGTTCCAGTGCAGATGGACAATCCAACGTCAACGGTCGAGGCCACACAAAtgacaataataacaacaacaacaacgtaaTCAATGAGAACAGTGGAAATTCTGGTTCCCAGTATGCACTCTGCGCCCTGGGCGTTGGACTTGTGGCCCTTGGCATTGTGATGATCGTCTGGAGCGTGGTGCCTGCAAGCCCGACTGGTAACAACAGCAGTAGTGCAGGTGGTGGAGGAGGTGAAGCGGATTCTTCTGAAAACAGGAAAAGCAAAGCTTCCTCTGTGGCCTTTGTCCTGGTGGGCTCAGGGGTGGTCATGCTGCTGCTGTCCTTGTGCCTGGGAATGAGGAACAAGCAGAGGGAGCAGCGGAGGCTACAGGAAGCGCAAAACCACAGAGGTGTGACAGCCAGGGAGAATGGGGATGTAGAAAT TGCCGAGCAAGACACCCAGCGTTATGCTGTCCCCACCTATGAGGAGGTAGTGGGCAGTGGGCAGTACCCTGTCCGCCAGAGCAACCTTCAGTCCAGCTCGTCCCAGCTGCCCTCCTACGACGACTTGGTCCAAGTTGATGGGGTGCAGTATGAATTTGAAAGTTCAGAGGTGGCGGATCCCGGATCACAGCCTGGTTCTGCCTCCGGTTCCACACTTGCTTCGGCTTCAAATCGAAAACCTGGTAAAAGTGGCCGCAAGCTCCTACCCATAAAAATCCGCAGGATTAAATCAGAGAAGGTGCCCAATTCTCAACCATCTGCTGGGATAAGTATAGAACCTCTCACCCCACCACCACAGTATGATGACAAGGTGCCACCCCTTTGA
- the kazna gene encoding kazrin-A isoform X8, whose translation MASVRVSPCHSRQPSFISDASAVEGDRSSTPSDINSPRHRTHSLCNSLEDLEVAKCKKKKDKMGLGSLSRVFARGKQRKSLDPGLFDDSDSLTSPTRLSLILPDGPEDQLDRLQQVELARSTPMSQWRAGTVQAWLEVVMAMPMYIRTCSENVKSGKVLLALTDEDLELGLGVNSLMHRRKLRLAIEDYREAEDGRGLSKAADMDHHWVAKAWLSDVGLPQYSQAFHTHLVDGRVLHSVTRRDLERHLNVTKKFHLVSLLLGIELLHLLNFDKDALQARRIQCEHQNVDPLVWTSHRVIKWLKDIDLKEFAEGVASSGIHGAVMVLEPSFSSDTLATIMGIPSSKHMVRRHLEEELSNLIGLARTDAKQDFEHCILGTPPTPRRQNSPTRSPSASRHTDDEGSLRRRAVKPPTGFSPKARNGRDLIYHNNFGSLPREAREQTPPRTQGSPVRAYVNIGVTNV comes from the exons A TGGCCTCTGTGCGGGTGAGCCCGTGCCACTCGCGTCAACCCTCCTTCATCTCTGACGCCTCAGCTGTGGAGGGAGACAGGTCATCTACACCTAGTGACATCAACTCCCCACGCCATCGGACTCACTCACTCTGCAAT TCTCTAGAAGATCTGGAGGTGGCCAAGTGTAAGAAGAAGAAAGACAAGATGGGCCTGGGTTCATTGTCGCGAGTCTTTGCCCGAGGAAAGCAGCGCAAGTCTCTGGACCCGGGTCTGTTTGATG ACTCAGACAGCCTGACCAGCCCAACACGCCTCAGCCTCATTTTACCGGATGGCCCTGAGGATCAGCTAGACCGCCTGCAGCAAGTGGAGCTGGCCAGGAGCACCCCCATGTCACAGTGGAGGGCGGGCACCGTGCAGGCCTGGCTTGAGGTCGTCATGGCGATGCCTATGTACATCCGCACCTGCTCGGAGAATGTCAAGAGCGGCAAG GTTTTATTGGCACTAACAGATGAAGACCTGGAGCTTGGTTTGGGCGTGAACAGTTTGATGCATCGTCGTAAACTCCGCCTTGCCATCGAAGACTACCGCGAGGCTGAGGATGGACGAGG GTTGTCCAAGGCTGCAGACATGGACCACCACTGGGTGGCTAAGGCCTGGCTCAGTGATGTGGGCTTGCCTCAGTACTCGCAGGCATTCCACACCCACCTAGTTGATGGACGTGTGCTCCACTCGGTGACACGCCGTGACCTTGAACGCCACCTCAACGTCACCAAAAAGTTCCACTTGGTCAGCTTGCTACTGGGCATTGAGCTGCTGCACTTGCTTAATTTTGACAAAGAC GCATTGCAGGCCCGCCGGATACAGTGTGAGCACCAGAACGTAGATCCTTTGGTTTGGACCTCTCACCGTGTCATCAAATGGCTTAAAGATATTGACCTTAAG GAATTCGCAGAGGGAGTCGCTAGCAGCGGAATCCACGGAGCTGTTATGGTACTGGAACCCAGTTTTTCCAGTGACACCTTGGCCACAATAATGGGAATTCCCAGCTCCAAGCACATGGTTCGTAGACACCTTGAAGAGGAGTTGTCAAATTTGATTGGCCTGGCCAG GACAGATGCTAAGCAAGACTTTGAACATTGCATTTTGGGAACACCCCCAACTCCCCGTCGCCAAAACTCCCCAACCAGGTCGCCCTCTGCCAGTCGGCACACAGATGATGAGGGCTCTCTAAGGAGAAGGGCTGTCAAG CCGCCAACGGGTTTCAGCCCAAAGGCACGCAATGGGCGGGATTTGATCTACCACAACAACTTTGGCTCCCTGCCCCGTGAGGCCAGGGAGCAAACGCCTCCCAGGACACAAGGGAGCCCCGTCCGAGCTTATGTCAACATTGGGGTCACCAATGTGTGA